The following is a genomic window from Neodiprion pinetum isolate iyNeoPine1 chromosome 3, iyNeoPine1.2, whole genome shotgun sequence.
tatatacaatgtataaaGTATGCAcgcatttatttttatgattatacctattattattcttgtaaGTCAGACCTTTGTTCCTGCTTCGAAGACTGATGAGCACTTACGACAGCAAAAATCCTCAGCTCATCGCAGATagtattattaaaattttagtTCCAAAACGGTTTCATTAAATCGGAATTATTCACTCTAATAAAAACATCAGTAAAAAGATTGATTTTATGAACATAGCAAATGtattttgacatttttaaaatagaatttgtataattttttttttattcacttcacCTGAATAACTCATTATaagaataattgatttaatcCAGTATGTCTCTGTACTGTGCAGTACGAATCTCAAATTGGCAAACTAACCCCTTGTACgatattttcgtatttttataaaatccaGTTATACATGTAACAGCGAAATGCCTAccataattaattatatgcCATTGCACCATTTTTTTCCAGATTATATTTTGTGCacaatatatttaataatcaGCTTAGCTGTATTGAATGTTCACTTTCTCGTTGTTCCGAGCTAAGAGATGTGAGAAAATTGTGCTGCTTGGaatcctgtttttttttttttttgttttattttatacttgtaTTTGAACATAAACGTTTGAATTCTTTTAGTCTTCATGATTTTTCTCCAAAATTATTGTCACTCCTAACTTATCATTCAATCATTTACAACTATGTGTACACTgtaaaataagtgaaaaattaaatgttaAATACGGCGTTACAAAtacaaaatgtttttattctttcttcttctcttaaATACATTCTTCCATCCGAttctttttaataattatattctatCCAACGCCTCTAGCATTATGACACTGTTTCCTCGAATGACctgaaataacaaaaatgataTTGTCGTCAATACTTCGTGcggatataaaaaatgatttgcatCTTTCCTCAAGCAATTgcttcagattttttaaattcttaccACCATTCCAATGTTATTCTTCGTTCCGTCTTTGCATTCTTCGACTGTTTCGTCAATGACCATGTTCATGAACGGATCAAATCCTCGCAGGATGCCAATCACGTGTCTCCCGCCATTCAGTTTTACTGCCAATTGAAAGTATCGTTAATAAAATACATCAAATACCATTCCTCTCAATTTTCTAGAAGAGGGTTTCGTGCGCAACATGATATTTGgcaatatcaaatatttataaccTTCCAAAGCTAGGTTCAAtgaacgttgaaaaaataaatgaatatcccAAACCAAGTCAATATTATTTGATACTAATTTAATCCTCTGAACTTACGGGATAACTTTTTGTCCATGTatctgaaaaatataatgaaaaattagtatATATGGGCAATAAATGTACCGGTAGGTGAAGTCTAACCTTAAATTTAGCAACGTAACCTAAAAATTCTTGGCAAAGAACTGCGGTTATTCGGCGTCGGTTTGACACGCAAGTTTATCActtactttttcaattctggGGGATGTGCTTTGCTCATTTTTAATAGATGTgttgaattttaattgaaaaatcgggGCAGTTTGATGCTCACACTGTCCAACGATGAGATTACGAACAACGTAAAGCGACGTGAGACGCTTTTACAAATTTGAACATCTAAGGTGTGTTACTGCGCAGCCATCTCCACGAACAAATCGTATTAAGAACCGACCGTATGAAGGCCATCTTGGATTTTCAATTGATCCCATTCAATACCATCTAGCGCACAATTTAACAAGTAGGAATCTCCACTTGTACTTATAAGTTACGTCATATAATTTCAAGATGGCTTCTATGGTCGGCGCAGAACGGGACGAAATAGAGTCCACCGGTGGAACACGCTTTATTATCTTACACTATAGGATGCTTCCATCGTAAGGTCCACGAAGCATGTAATACCATTTGTGGTAAGGTCAGAGTCAGGTTAGGTTAAAATTACAGCCAAACGAGAAACGAGATTTGAGAGGAAGAAAGTAATTTCTCCTGAAACCTCGTTTCTCATTGGCTCATAATTTGAACCTAACCCGACTCCAACCCTTCGATGGAAACATGACCAAACAGTAATAGCCAGTTGTATTAAAAATGGAGACCCAAACAGTAAACACGAGAAGAAAAGTGTTAAATCATGTAGTTTGCAGTATTTTAGTCGAAAATGGTTTTGAAACGTGTGAAAGACAGGCGCTGGAAACCCTCACCGAAATGTTGCAGGCTTGTAAGTGAATTTAAGACTTCTTGAACGCTGTTAAACGAGTTTACCCTATAAACTAAAAAAGAATGCTTACCCGTAATTATGAACATTGTAGTTATCGTCGAGGTCGGAGATTCGGCGAAAAATTACTGCGAGCTGTCTGGGCGGACCGAGCCTCTGATAGCCGATGTTATTCTGGCCCTAATTAACATGGGAATCAAATTAGAAGGGATGGAGACGTATGGTAAACGTCTAAACAGGACTGTTCTGCCCCAACTTCAACAACAGATACAGGCCAAACAGCTCAATATTTTACAAGCTGGAGTAAAGCAAAATCATCCGTCGCACATACCTAATCATCTGCCACCATTTCCTGATCCTCACGCCTACATCAGGACGCCGGTGAGTCATAACTTCCATCAACTACTCATCATTTTGGCAGCACATTAGTGTAACTATCGACAAATGGTGTTCAGACACATAAACAACCTGTGACGGAATATGAAGCTATCAGGGAAAAGGCTGCATCACAAAAACGGGACATTGAACGAGCCTTGACAAGATTTATTGCCAAAACAGGGGACACGCATAGTCTGTTCTTGACCGAAGACAACACCATGTTTCCCTGTAAGTGGTAGAATTAATTgagtttggaaattttcaaaagtaatatcttatattctaaaattattgttttatttattaatggATTTTCTCAACTTCTCTCAAGTGATAGCATGCAAGCCACAATTTCCCAGCTATTTGTCAGCACTTCTACCACAGGATCAAGTTTTTGAGCCTGATCAAGAGTTCCAGTTTGAACCGAGTCCGgttcaaaaaaagaagaaggcaCCGCCTGTAGAAGACAAAGAAGAAGGTTTGTTCATAATCTATAGAGACAATGAGTCAGAAAAATGGTGAATCTTGTACTGAtgatgtttcaattttcagccCAAGCACAAGCAGATGGGACAGAGCAAAGTGGAGAGGCATTAGCCCAACAAGATGTGATAGACAATCCTTATTTGAGGCCAGGCAAACTgccaaagaataaaataactgGTACGAATCCGACTGGTCCTGGAAAAAGAGAAGCGACAGACGTATGACTAAAGATTTAGGtattattttgatatttgGTTTTTAAGCACGGAACTTACTAACTGACAATTACTTTATTATTACTGATGCACAGAGGAagatattgtatatttatatatagtAAATTAAGTtatcataaaattaataaatatatttaaaaaaaaataacaatccGACTTTAGTTACTCaagttgttattattgttatcataaATTGTGTAAATTTGCTGTgagtcattttttaatataaaggTCTACTGATTTATGTTGAgtacaatattaatatatCTGTAGATATCCATAAAATTGCACAGCTCACTAGCACcgatatacatacaataaGAAGGCAGCGTTTAAGGATTGATAAACATCACAACTATTTAAAGGGACCCTAGGTATTGCACGAGAcattataaaaatagattaTACAATATCGCATAGACGTACATATAACGATTACCGATTACATATGCACCCTACATTGCGAAGCTATTCATAGCTTAATTGGAAGCCTAACTAATTGCTTTTATTATAGATAATAATGACATGAGACCTTCATtgattctgtgaaaaaatattaatgccATGACAGTGCGATGATTTGATAACTGCAATTTAGTATATcaaatatgcaaaaaattttttaacaagcCTTTGTGAAATATGAACTATGCGTTCTTTGTTCAATGGATGAAGAtcgattataaaatatttactttcacTTATATTCTATGTAACAAACATGATTGGATTCGTCTAGACTCCTATAAAATGATAGACCAGGCATTGATTCATAAAGTTTACTGTAATACCCTGTTTCTAATTTCTAATTTCCATTTATTTTGCTCTTTCTTGAAAGGCATTTGATTGTAGAAAATCACGCAACTACACGCGATTGTCggacaaaatttattttaatttgcaGACAAAATTAGGTGTAACGAACACAACGACCGATCCAAAATTCAACACATTCTAAGTTCAGTCAAGTTCTTTCACCacaagtaaaaaattatctataGTTTGATGATGCAGTGTGATAAACTATTGCAGCAAGCTGAATATCCATATGTGTCTAATATCAGATTAGtacttgataaaaatatttcagcaaATTGTTGgctttctttttaatttttttcattctctaaTTTAGCCATTGAGCACTattgaaatcgcgaaaatataaaagtaataatCAATATGTTTTACTACATTCGACATCCAATCGCA
Proteins encoded in this region:
- the SNRPG gene encoding probable small nuclear ribonucleoprotein G, which codes for MSKAHPPELKKYMDKKLSLKLNGGRHVIGILRGFDPFMNMVIDETVEECKDGTKNNIGMVVIRGNSVIMLEALDRI
- the Taf8 gene encoding transcription initiation factor TFIID subunit 8, yielding METQTVNTRRKVLNHVVCSILVENGFETCERQALETLTEMLQAFIVEVGDSAKNYCELSGRTEPLIADVILALINMGIKLEGMETYGKRLNRTVLPQLQQQIQAKQLNILQAGVKQNHPSHIPNHLPPFPDPHAYIRTPTHKQPVTEYEAIREKAASQKRDIERALTRFIAKTGDTHSLFLTEDNTMFPLIACKPQFPSYLSALLPQDQVFEPDQEFQFEPSPVQKKKKAPPVEDKEEAQAQADGTEQSGEALAQQDVIDNPYLRPGKLPKNKITGTNPTGPGKREATDV